Proteins encoded within one genomic window of Tamandua tetradactyla isolate mTamTet1 chromosome 11, mTamTet1.pri, whole genome shotgun sequence:
- the GADD45GIP1 gene encoding large ribosomal subunit protein mL64, with protein MASPVLQARGLLLLAAARSPGFRGYRAPPPPRRSPGPWWPDPKDPLTPRWQLGPRHTAKQFGRHGAASGVAPGSLWPSREQLRELEAEEREWCPSLAAMQESLRVQRLAEEQKRQAREQHIAECMARMPQMIEDWRRQQRERWEKAQADKERRARLQAEAQERLGYQVDPRSKRFQELLQDMEKQQRKQLKEERQRQKKEARAAAMAATQDSADSGAPSS; from the exons ATGGCGTCGCCCGTGCTGCAGGCGCGCGGCCTGCTCCTATTAGCCGCAGCCCGGAGCCCGGGCTTCCGCGGCTACCGAGCACCGCCGCCCCCGCGCCGTTCGCCGGGGCCCTGGTGGCCGGACCCAAAGGACCCGCTGACTCCACGCTGGCAGTTGGGGCCACGCCACACGGCCAAGCAGTTCGGACGGCATGGCGCTGCCTCCGGGGTGGCCCCCGGTTCGCTGTGGCCGTCGCGGGAGCAGCTGCGCGAGCTGGAGGCCGAGGAGCGCGAGTGGTGCCCTAGTCTGGCGGCCATGCAGGAGTCGCTGCGAGTGCAGCGGCTGGCGGAGGAGCAGAAGCGTCAGGCCAG gGAGCAGCACATTGCAGAGTGCATGGCCCGGATGCCCCAGATGATTGAGGACTGGCGGCGGCAGCAGCGGGAGCGCTGGGAGAAGGCACAGGCTGACAAGGAGCGGCGGGCACGGCTGCAGGCCGAGGCCCAGGAGCGCCTGGGTTACCAAGTGGACCCTCGGAGCAAGCGCTTCCAGGAGCTGCTGCAGGACATGGAGAAGCAGCAGCGCAAGCAACTCAAGGAGGAGAGACAGAGGCAGAAGAAGGAGGCACGAGCTGCTGCAATGGCTGCTACCCAGGACTCAGCAGACTCTGGGGCACCCAGTTCCTGA
- the DAND5 gene encoding DAN domain family member 5 yields the protein MLFGQLAALLSLLSGAQLLAGRGRPRGPPPQPWATANQTKAVGPGTPMPLVPASALSSWKAFLGRQRTRRLGTGRLLGGQEVAATTMSLPLDPQEVARETCKAVPFTHVISRPGCTAARLRNHLCFGRCSSLYVPSSEPTPLALCNSCVPTRQRRAPVALWCWARSPPARWQRVKMSAVLVEGCQCSPKPLLCQTPGSIRVGSSALAWWAPLSGRQEVQLPPFPTPQLPTSAVPTSCQPGESAGNFGARGAPGVLLAPSRAVPAWAPAPALPQAE from the exons ATGCTGTTTGGCCAGCTGGCCGCTCTCCTGAGCCTGCTCAGTGGCGCCCAGCTGCTGGCAGGCCGGGGGAGACCCCGGGGTCCCCCACCTCAGCCCTGGGCCACCGCCAACCAGACCAAGGCTGTGGGTCCTGGGACCCCAATGCCCCTGGTGCCAGCCTCTGCCCTCAGCAGCTGGAAAGCTTTCCTGGGCCGGCAGAGAACCCGGCGGCTGGGGACAGGCAGGCTGCTGGGGGGGCAGGAGGTGGCTGCCACCACCATGTCTCTGCCACTGGACCCACAGGAAGTGGCCCGGGAGACGTGCAAAGCTGTGCCCTTCACTCAC GTCATCTCCCGGCCTGGCTGCACGGCCGCCCGCCTCCGCAATCACCTCTGCTTCGGCCGCTGTTCTTCCCTCTATGTGCCCAGCTCGGAGCCTACCCCTCTCGCCCTCTGCAACAGCTGCGTGCCCACTCGCCAGCGCCGGGCCCCTGTGGCCCTGTGGTGTTGGGCGCGCAGTCCGCCTGCCCGTTGGCAGCGGGTGAAGATGTCCGCCGTGCTGGTGGAGGGGTGCCAGTGCAGCCCGAAACC GCTTCTGTGCCAAACCCCAGGCAGCATCCGAGTGGGCAGCTCCGCCCTGGCATGGTGGGCACCTCTCTCTGGCCGGCAGGAGGTGCAGCtcccccctttccccaccccccaactcccCACCTCAGCTGTGCCCACCTCCTGCCAGCCGGGGGAGTCAGCTGGGAACTTCGGTGCCAGGGGGGCCCCGGGAGTCCTCCTTGCCCCCTCCCGGGCAGTGCCAGCCtgggcccccgcccccgccctcccCCAGGCCGAGTAA